Genomic window (bacterium):
TCTTACTATGAATAATGAAAAAAGTTTTGAGGAAATAGTAGAAGAAATTGTCCAGAAAGACCATCGCTATAAAGCAGAATCTTATTCTTTTGTTATGTCTGCTTTAGGATTTACTCAAAATAAATTAAAAAGAAACGGACATGTTAGTGGACAAGAGCTTTTAAAAGGTATCCAGGATGTGGCATTAGAACTTTTTGGACCAATGGCTCGCACCGTTTTTGAACACTGGGGAATATACAAAACTGAGGATTTTGGACATATTGTTTTCAATATGGTTAATTCTGGATTAATGGGTAAGACAGATAGCGATAGTATCGATGATTTTAAGGATATATATGATTTTAAGAAGGTTTTTGATGAAGCCCCATTTCCAAAAATAAACCTGAAATCTACCACTAAAAAATTAAGTTGCAAAATATAAAATTTATATGTTATAATTAAAAAGTGAAAAGTGATTATTGTTCACTGACTACTAACTACTAACTACTTTTATAAGGAGGATATTTCGATGTTTAATACTTTACGCAAAAAAGCCAAATTTGTATTCTGGATAATTATCGTTACCTTTGTGGCGATGATATTTGTTTCCTGGGGAATGGATTACGGCGGTCAATATTTTAGACCGCAGATAGCAACGATAGATGGTAAAATAATCTCACCTGAAGAGTTTCAGATAGCCTATAGAAATTATCTGGATAATCTTAAAAAGGTGTATGGAGAGGATTT
Coding sequences:
- a CDS encoding Minf_1886 family protein, with the translated sequence MNNEKSFEEIVEEIVQKDHRYKAESYSFVMSALGFTQNKLKRNGHVSGQELLKGIQDVALELFGPMARTVFEHWGIYKTEDFGHIVFNMVNSGLMGKTDSDSIDDFKDIYDFKKVFDEAPFPKINLKSTTKKLSCKI